The Polyodon spathula isolate WHYD16114869_AA chromosome 13, ASM1765450v1, whole genome shotgun sequence genome includes a region encoding these proteins:
- the LOC121325660 gene encoding ran-binding protein 10 isoform X2 produces the protein MGIGLSAQGVNMNRLPGWDKHSYGYHGDDGHSFCSSGTGQPYGPTFTTGDVIGCCVNLINNTCFYTKNGHSLGIAFTDLPPNLYPTVGLQTPGEIVDANFGQQPFVFDIEDYMSEWRAKIQGIIERFPIAERLGEWQSVLQNMVSSYLVHHGYCATATSFARATETTIQEEHTSIKNRQRIQKLVLAGRVGEAIEATQQLYPGLLEHNPNLLFMLKCRQFVEMVNGTDSEVRCFTTRSPKSQESYPGSPSMSPRHGASNPHLHGTGTDSPTCSNGVSSGKNKQSHNKYPGLSSSSSSSSSSSSPSSANYSESNSTDSTKSQQHSSTSNQETSDSEMEIEAEHYSNGVLENSSTRIMNGTYKHEEILQADDSSLGNGLAEEGCTPRLLCGGNQAATERMIQFGRELQGLNEQLCREYGKNAAHKQMLQDAFSLLAYSDPWNCPVGQQLDPVQRESVCATLNSAILESQNLPKQPPLMLALGQATECLQLMARVRSGSCSFARVDSFLH, from the exons GCTGGGATAAACATTCCTATGGTTACCATGGTGACGATGGGCACTCCTTCTGCTCTTCAGGGACTGGCCAGCCGTACGGTCCCACCTTCACTACAGGCGACGTGATTGGCTGCTGCGTCAACCTCATTAACAATACCTGTTTCTACACCAAGAACGGGCACAGTCTAG GTATAGCATTCACAGACCTTCCT CCGAACCTGTACCCCACTGTGGGGCTCCAGACGCCAGGGGAGATCGTGGACGCAAACTTCGGCCAGCAACCCTTCGTGTTCGACATCGAGGACTACATGAGCGAGTGGAGGGCCAAGATCCAGGGCATCATCGAGCGCTTCCCCATCGCAGAGCGGCTCGGGGAGTGGCAGTCCGTGCTGCAGAA TATGGTATCTTCCTACCTGGTGCACCATGGGTACTGTGCAACAGCCACTTCCTTCGCCAGAGCCACTGAGACCACGATTCAAGAGGAACATACTTCAATAAAAAATAGACAAA GAATACAGAAGTTAGTGTTAGCAGGCCGAGTTGGAGAAGCCATTGAAGCAACGCAACAGCTATATCCAGGACTCTTGGAACACAACCCCAATCTACTGTTCATGTTAAA ATGTCGTCAGTTTGTGGAGATGGTGAATGGCACGGACAGCGAGGTTCGCTGCTTCACCACTCGCTCCCCCAAATCCCAGGAGAGCTACCCCGGGTCCCCCAGCATGAGCCCCCGGCACGGAGCCAGCAACCCCCACCTGCATGGCACAG GAACGGACAGCCCCACCTGCAGCAATGGAGTGTCGTCGGGGAAAAACAAACAGTCCCACAATAAATACCCTGGCCtgagctcctcctcctcttcctcctcctcctcctcctccccttcctccgCCAACTACTCAGAGTCCAACTCCACAGACTCCACCAAGtcccagcagcacagcagcaccaGCAACCAGGAGACCAG TGACAGTGAGATGGAGATTGAAGCAGAGCACTACAGCAATGGAGTCCTGGAGAACTCCTCTACCAGGATAATGAACGGCACCTACAAGCACGAAGAGATTCTGCAGGCAGACGATTCCAGCCTAGGCAATGGACTTGCAG AGGAGGGCTGCACCCCCAGGCTGCTGTGCGGAGGGAACCAGGCCGCCACAGAGAGGATGATCCAGTTTGGCCGAGAGCTGCAGGGCCTGAACGAGCAGCTGTGCAGAGAGTACGGCAAGAACGCAGCGCACAAACAGATGCTGCAG GATGCGTTCAGCTTGTTAGCCTACTCCGATCCCTGGAACTGCCCAGTGGGACAGCAGCTTGACCCCGTGCAGAGGGAATCGGTCTGTGCCACACTCAATAGTGCTATTCTAG AGTCTCAGAACCTGCCGAAGCAACCCCCCCTGATGCTCGCCCTGGGTCAGGCCACAGAGTGCCTGCAGCTGATGGCCCGTGTCCGCTCGGGATCCTGCTCCTTCGCCAGAGTCGACAGCTTTTTGCACTAG